A single genomic interval of Litoreibacter ponti harbors:
- a CDS encoding tyrosine-type recombinase/integrase yields the protein MRKSAHAPSLSTEDNVRKLPPRNSPYWNILEFCRHIGLQKKASGNLHWMARIRRLDGGYSQTRLGPHRIMQSNGLTYVEALRLANNWFNDPQILAAASEPYKAGVNRQLHYTKSESRFTVGDAMHSYVEWKRVAAARTYFETTLSLINHHIIPRLGQLPVEELCQSVFTQFCVDVLETAPKRGRGTQGGRVRLQELDHERLRKRKKTLNTVIGILRTAIEMSWENGDVESDRYWRRIRRVPHADTPRQFFLTRAQAKRLIASCRPDLALLVQGALYTGCRVSELTRLKARDVGCHLFGIYVEPMKSYRGRYVVLPNEGMTFFLDQVEGTDDEDLVFRMSSGRSWFGCHKHLFKEAVRRAGLPEGFVFHGLRHTYASQLVQAGTPLAMVAKQLGHTNTDTVSRTYGHLCCDGLENEISRRFAPLQPVEEDPRLKRLRDTLQSKAEPQWSWPRKNRSRARGELVSLLRDREDELR from the coding sequence ATGCGAAAATCTGCGCACGCACCGTCGCTGTCCACTGAAGATAACGTGAGAAAGTTACCGCCAAGAAACAGCCCATACTGGAACATCTTAGAGTTCTGCCGTCACATTGGTTTGCAGAAAAAAGCTTCTGGCAACCTGCACTGGATGGCGCGAATTCGAAGGTTGGACGGCGGCTACTCCCAGACAAGACTCGGGCCACACAGGATCATGCAGAGCAATGGGCTGACCTATGTTGAGGCATTAAGACTCGCAAATAACTGGTTTAACGATCCGCAGATTCTTGCCGCGGCTTCAGAGCCATACAAAGCAGGGGTGAACCGCCAGCTTCACTACACCAAATCCGAAAGCCGTTTCACAGTGGGCGATGCGATGCACTCCTATGTGGAATGGAAGCGTGTCGCCGCCGCAAGAACATACTTTGAGACAACCTTGTCTCTCATCAACCATCATATCATTCCTCGCCTCGGCCAATTGCCAGTCGAGGAACTTTGCCAATCCGTTTTTACCCAGTTCTGCGTGGATGTCCTTGAGACCGCACCCAAGCGGGGACGAGGCACCCAAGGAGGCCGCGTGCGCCTCCAGGAACTAGATCACGAACGACTTCGCAAAAGGAAGAAGACCCTCAACACAGTCATTGGGATTCTGCGAACGGCAATCGAGATGTCTTGGGAAAACGGCGATGTTGAAAGTGACCGGTACTGGAGGCGCATTAGGCGGGTGCCACACGCTGATACACCGCGGCAGTTCTTTTTGACACGCGCTCAAGCAAAGCGCCTCATCGCCTCCTGTCGCCCCGATTTAGCCCTTCTGGTGCAGGGCGCCCTCTACACAGGCTGCCGAGTGTCGGAACTGACGCGTCTTAAGGCTCGGGATGTTGGCTGCCACTTGTTTGGTATCTACGTCGAACCAATGAAGAGCTATCGAGGGCGGTACGTGGTGCTGCCAAACGAAGGCATGACATTCTTCTTGGATCAAGTTGAGGGCACAGATGACGAAGACCTCGTCTTCCGAATGTCCTCAGGTCGGTCATGGTTTGGCTGCCATAAACACTTATTCAAAGAAGCCGTGCGGCGGGCTGGCTTGCCCGAAGGCTTCGTGTTTCACGGTCTGCGACACACCTACGCAAGCCAACTAGTTCAGGCAGGGACGCCACTTGCGATGGTTGCCAAGCAGCTAGGCCACACCAACACTGATACCGTTAGCCGAACTTATGGCCATTTGTGCTGTGATGGGCTGGAAAACGAAATCTCACGCAGATTTGCGCCACTTCAGCCTGTCGAAGAAGATCCGAGACTAAAACGCTTGCGGGATACATTGCAGAGCAAAGCAGAGCCCCAATGGTCATGGCCAAGGAAGAACAGAAGCAGGGCGCGCGGTGAGTTGGTGAGCCTACTGCGGGACCGTGAGGATGAGCTGAGATAA
- a CDS encoding chemotaxis protein CheB, which yields MDVNYGCVAIGASAGGVQAIRRIVNGLPYQLRAPLLITIHAPATSRLERVLRFDSNLNIQCAIHGMILRPGVIYTVPGETDAKIHGDRFVLNEALRHDGQFASIDSLMSSIAFTFQAAATGIILSGMLRDGVAGMRMIEESGGRTIVQDPHEAEFADLPISVLERCADAEVKTTAEISNWLLEHY from the coding sequence ATGGACGTAAACTATGGCTGTGTGGCGATTGGCGCATCTGCGGGAGGGGTCCAGGCGATCCGAAGGATTGTCAACGGCCTGCCGTATCAGCTGCGCGCACCACTTTTGATCACTATTCATGCGCCTGCGACTTCTCGTTTAGAACGTGTCTTAAGGTTTGACAGCAATCTCAATATCCAATGTGCGATACATGGAATGATCTTGCGTCCAGGTGTGATTTACACCGTGCCTGGCGAAACTGACGCGAAGATTCACGGTGACCGCTTTGTGCTAAACGAAGCATTGCGTCACGATGGTCAATTTGCTTCGATCGATTCCCTTATGAGCTCAATAGCATTTACTTTCCAAGCTGCTGCCACAGGGATCATACTGTCGGGAATGCTTCGGGATGGTGTGGCAGGTATGCGCATGATTGAGGAGTCTGGAGGGCGCACAATCGTTCAAGATCCTCACGAGGCAGAGTTCGCTGACCTTCCCATCTCCGTGCTAGAACGCTGTGCCGATGCCGAAGTAAAAACGACTGCTGAAATCTCAAATTGGCTTCTCGAACACTACTAA